A genome region from Thermanaerothrix sp. includes the following:
- the pap gene encoding polyphosphate:AMP phosphotransferase has product MLEKVDLNRKLSKEEFKSIWPKVRDELGMAQRRAKELGIPVMIVFEGWDGAGKGTLMNELIQALDPRGFEVHNVKGDQEPLWPPMRYFFQITPPRGKIGIYNRSWYSRILGGDESDKTLAEITSFERQLAQDGYCIIKLFLHISKKEQKKRLKALEENPATAWRVTPQDWENHKRYEKTAQTVERMIRQTDKGHAPWILVESHQKEYAAVKIGQSVLEHISSAIKRAEAEKEITPARFSGLGLHKDTRTSIFRTLNMDLTLSEESYRKELKSCQTRLREIQYSLYKLRKPLVIVFEGMDAAGKGGCIKRLTQNLDPRGYQVVPTAAPNDWERAHHYLWRFWNSFPKGGHIGVYDRSWYGRVLVERIEGFCSEPEWRRAFGEINEMEGQWADFGAVIIKFWLHITQEEQLRRFKERQENPLKQWKITEEDWRNREKWDLYEEAAEEMFMRTSTPDAPWVLVEGNCKRFTRIKVLKEVIKAAESKLKL; this is encoded by the coding sequence TTGCTCGAGAAGGTAGACCTGAACAGAAAGCTGTCCAAAGAGGAGTTCAAGTCCATATGGCCCAAGGTGAGGGATGAGCTCGGCATGGCCCAGCGGAGGGCCAAGGAGCTCGGTATACCGGTGATGATCGTCTTCGAAGGCTGGGACGGGGCGGGAAAGGGAACCCTCATGAACGAGCTGATCCAAGCCCTTGACCCCCGGGGCTTTGAGGTCCATAACGTGAAAGGCGACCAGGAGCCCCTGTGGCCTCCGATGAGATACTTCTTTCAAATCACGCCCCCCAGGGGCAAGATAGGGATATACAACCGAAGCTGGTACAGCCGGATACTGGGCGGGGACGAGTCGGACAAGACCTTGGCGGAGATAACCTCCTTCGAGAGACAGCTGGCCCAGGACGGATACTGCATAATAAAGCTCTTCCTCCACATATCCAAGAAGGAGCAGAAAAAACGGCTCAAGGCCCTGGAGGAAAACCCCGCCACCGCTTGGAGGGTCACCCCACAGGACTGGGAAAACCACAAGCGATACGAAAAGACCGCCCAGACGGTGGAACGAATGATACGCCAAACCGACAAGGGACATGCCCCCTGGATCCTGGTGGAGTCCCACCAGAAGGAGTACGCCGCCGTCAAGATAGGTCAGAGCGTGCTGGAGCACATCTCATCCGCCATAAAGAGGGCCGAGGCGGAGAAGGAGATCACCCCCGCCAGGTTCTCGGGCCTTGGCCTGCACAAGGACACCAGGACCTCCATCTTCAGGACGTTGAACATGGATCTCACCCTCTCGGAGGAGTCCTACCGGAAGGAACTCAAGTCCTGCCAAACCCGCCTCAGGGAGATTCAGTACTCCCTCTACAAGCTGCGCAAGCCCCTGGTGATAGTCTTCGAGGGGATGGACGCGGCGGGCAAGGGGGGCTGCATAAAGAGGCTCACCCAGAACCTGGACCCCAGGGGATACCAGGTGGTGCCAACGGCGGCTCCAAACGACTGGGAAAGGGCCCACCACTACCTCTGGCGCTTCTGGAACTCCTTCCCCAAGGGAGGACACATAGGGGTCTACGACCGAAGCTGGTACGGACGGGTGCTGGTGGAGCGCATAGAGGGCTTCTGCTCGGAGCCCGAGTGGCGCAGGGCTTTCGGGGAGATAAACGAGATGGAGGGCCAGTGGGCGGACTTCGGGGCAGTGATCATAAAGTTCTGGCTCCACATCACCCAGGAGGAACAGCTCCGAAGGTTCAAGGAGCGGCAGGAAAACCCCCTCAAACAGTGGAAGATCACCGAGGAGGACTGGCGGAACCGGGAGAAGTGGGACCTCTACGAGGAAGCGGCGGAGGAGATGTTCATGAGGACCAGCACCCCCGACGCCCCATGGGTCCTGGTGGAGGGAAACTGCAAGCGCTTCACCAGGATAAAGGTCCTCAAAGAGGTGATAAAAGCGGCGGAGTCAAAGCTCAAGCTCTAG
- a CDS encoding N(4)-(beta-N-acetylglucosaminyl)-L-asparaginase, translated as MSLAGPVGWLIGGTWRMCLEGISVGGRILAEGGSACDAVLEAVKAVEDEPLYKSVGLGGLPNGECQVELDAAFMDGDTLDFGAVGAVRDVKNPVLLARRLSSERFNTFLVGQGAQDFARVELFEMRNMLTPRAKRAFEIRRRKVMEENLSPYDGHDTVGVVALDLKGSMACATSTSGLFMKRPGRVGDSPLCGSGLYCDSRMGAAVATGLGEDIMKGVLSYETVRLMGEGLSADDAARRALREFEARLRDKGRKVGAVSIICCSPKGDIGVATNVEFSFAWASNSRDPKVYIARPSEGNGGVSVEEASPKWMEAYQRRLTLPPEEVF; from the coding sequence TTGAGCCTGGCTGGTCCTGTAGGTTGGCTGATAGGCGGCACCTGGAGGATGTGCTTGGAGGGGATTTCCGTGGGGGGCCGCATACTCGCAGAGGGTGGAAGCGCTTGCGACGCGGTCTTAGAGGCGGTGAAGGCGGTGGAAGACGAGCCCCTTTACAAGTCCGTGGGGCTTGGGGGGCTTCCTAACGGGGAGTGCCAGGTGGAGCTGGACGCGGCTTTCATGGACGGGGACACCTTGGACTTCGGCGCCGTGGGGGCTGTACGGGACGTTAAGAACCCGGTGCTGCTTGCAAGGCGGCTGAGCTCAGAGCGCTTCAACACCTTCCTGGTGGGCCAGGGGGCCCAGGACTTCGCCAGGGTCGAGCTCTTCGAGATGCGGAACATGCTTACCCCAAGGGCTAAGAGGGCCTTCGAGATAAGGCGGCGCAAGGTGATGGAGGAGAACCTTTCCCCCTATGACGGGCACGACACCGTGGGGGTGGTGGCGCTGGACCTCAAGGGGTCCATGGCCTGCGCCACCTCCACCAGCGGCCTTTTCATGAAGCGCCCCGGAAGGGTGGGGGACTCTCCCCTTTGCGGTTCCGGGCTTTATTGCGACAGCCGCATGGGAGCTGCGGTGGCCACGGGCCTTGGGGAGGACATCATGAAGGGGGTCCTGTCCTACGAGACGGTTCGCCTCATGGGAGAGGGGCTTTCGGCGGATGACGCCGCAAGGCGGGCGCTAAGGGAGTTTGAGGCCCGTCTTAGGGACAAGGGCCGCAAGGTGGGGGCGGTGTCCATAATATGCTGCTCCCCTAAGGGGGACATAGGGGTCGCCACCAACGTGGAGTTCTCCTTCGCGTGGGCTTCTAACTCCAGGGACCCTAAGGTTTACATAGCCCGTCCATCGGAGGGGAACGGAGGGGTTTCGGTGGAGGAGGCGTCGCCCAAGTGGATGGAAGCCTACCAAAGGCGGCTCACCCTTCCGCCGGAGGAGGTCTTTTGA
- the celB gene encoding PTS cellobiose transporter subunit IIC has product MNRVQEFLENRFAPWAVRVAGQRHLAAIRDGFIAFMPFLIIGSLFIIIQDFPAPGWQELQAKLFGEGFNQFIILPKRATYDLMSLYVVSFVAYKLAQSYKLDALSVGALSLASFVLISPISTTVDVNGSAVTVNRVITVGGWYGTNGVLVAILLAILVTELFRFFIQRNIVIRMPEGVPPAVSRAFSALLPGFCIVSAMLFIRLVFLGTPYGNVHQFVYDLVSIPMQKMVANNVLGAIGTVFSISLLWSVGLNGGTIVNGIMRPFWVPLQEANLAAIEAGRVSPNIITEQFFDLVWIGGAGATLAVVVLLLIRSRSRQYKELAKVSLLPGLFNINEPIMFGLPVVLNPLNMIPLVLGPVAITVINYYAMALGLVAKPTGVVLPWTTPPIIQGFLITGSVSGAVLQLVDILVVMLIWYPFIKISDRKRAQEEEAGS; this is encoded by the coding sequence ATGAACAGGGTACAGGAGTTCTTGGAGAACCGTTTTGCCCCTTGGGCGGTGAGGGTGGCGGGCCAGCGGCACCTGGCGGCCATCAGGGACGGTTTCATAGCCTTCATGCCGTTCCTGATAATAGGGTCCCTTTTCATAATAATACAGGACTTCCCCGCCCCGGGCTGGCAGGAGCTTCAGGCCAAGCTCTTCGGCGAAGGGTTTAACCAGTTTATAATATTACCTAAGCGGGCCACCTACGATCTGATGTCCCTGTACGTGGTGTCCTTCGTGGCCTATAAGCTGGCCCAGTCTTACAAGCTGGACGCCCTGTCCGTGGGGGCGTTGTCGTTGGCGTCCTTCGTGTTGATATCCCCCATATCCACCACCGTGGACGTGAACGGGTCCGCCGTGACGGTGAACCGGGTGATAACCGTGGGGGGCTGGTACGGCACCAACGGCGTTTTGGTGGCCATACTCCTGGCCATCCTGGTGACGGAGCTGTTCAGGTTCTTCATCCAGAGGAACATAGTGATCCGCATGCCCGAAGGGGTGCCTCCGGCGGTGTCCAGGGCGTTTTCCGCCCTCCTGCCCGGTTTTTGCATAGTGTCGGCGATGCTTTTCATAAGGCTGGTCTTCTTAGGGACCCCCTACGGGAACGTGCACCAGTTCGTCTACGATTTGGTGTCGATTCCCATGCAGAAGATGGTGGCCAACAACGTCTTGGGGGCCATAGGCACCGTGTTCTCCATAAGCCTTCTTTGGAGCGTGGGTTTGAACGGCGGCACCATAGTGAACGGCATCATGAGGCCCTTCTGGGTTCCCCTGCAGGAGGCGAACCTGGCGGCCATAGAGGCGGGACGGGTGTCTCCCAACATAATAACCGAGCAGTTCTTCGACCTGGTGTGGATAGGGGGAGCCGGCGCCACCCTGGCGGTGGTGGTGCTGCTGCTGATAAGGTCCCGGTCAAGGCAGTACAAGGAGCTTGCCAAGGTGTCGCTGCTGCCTGGGCTTTTCAACATAAACGAGCCCATAATGTTCGGCCTTCCGGTGGTGCTTAATCCCCTTAACATGATACCCTTGGTGTTGGGGCCCGTGGCCATAACGGTGATCAACTACTACGCCATGGCCCTGGGGCTGGTGGCAAAGCCCACCGGCGTGGTGCTTCCCTGGACCACGCCGCCCATAATACAGGGGTTCCTCATAACCGGCAGCGTGTCCGGGGCGGTTCTGCAGCTCGTGGACATCCTGGTGGTGATGCTCATCTGGTATCCCTTCATAAAGATATCGGATCGTAAGAGGGCCCAGGAAGAGGAGGCTGGATCTTAG
- a CDS encoding PTS sugar transporter subunit IIB produces the protein MKIVLVCFAGMSTSLLVSKMRKAADERGIRADIEAVSTSDMRDLTEDANVVLLGPQARYMLEEVRRSVRDGVPVEVIDTRLYGAMDGNGVLDLALSLAGSGV, from the coding sequence TTGAAGATAGTGCTGGTGTGTTTTGCCGGCATGTCCACCAGCCTTTTGGTCAGCAAGATGAGGAAGGCGGCGGATGAGCGGGGGATAAGGGCGGACATAGAGGCGGTCTCCACGTCGGACATGAGGGATCTCACGGAGGATGCCAATGTGGTCCTGTTGGGGCCCCAGGCTAGGTACATGCTGGAGGAGGTACGCCGGTCGGTGAGGGATGGCGTGCCGGTGGAGGTAATAGACACGAGGCTTTACGGCGCCATGGACGGGAACGGGGTTTTGGACCTCGCCCTTTCCCTGGCGGGATCTGGGGTGTAG
- a CDS encoding PTS lactose/cellobiose transporter subunit IIA codes for MGGEEKAVFQIISMAGDAFSRMMEAAACARGGDFNGALERMEQAEALIVEAHKVQTSLIVGEARGDQVNVTMLMVHAQDHLMNAMLAKPLVGEIINLYRVIHEGRGLG; via the coding sequence TTGGGAGGAGAGGAGAAGGCGGTTTTTCAGATCATTTCCATGGCGGGGGATGCGTTCTCCAGGATGATGGAGGCCGCCGCCTGCGCCAGGGGAGGGGACTTCAACGGCGCCCTTGAGAGGATGGAGCAGGCGGAGGCGTTGATAGTGGAGGCCCACAAGGTCCAGACGTCCCTCATCGTTGGGGAGGCTAGGGGTGATCAGGTGAACGTGACCATGCTCATGGTGCACGCCCAGGACCACCTTATGAACGCCATGCTGGCCAAGCCCCTGGTGGGGGAGATCATAAACCTGTACCGGGTCATCCATGAGGGGAGGGGTTTGGGTTGA